A region of the Geomonas subterranea genome:
CATCCTCGACCTGAACATCCCCGGCGGCATGGGGGGGCAGGAGGCGATGAAGCGCCTGCTCGAGATCGATCCCGCCGCCAAGGGGTACGTCTCCAGCGGCCGCACCGATGACCCGGTCATGATGAACCACCAAACCTTCGGCTTCAGCGGCACCATCGAGAAGCCGTACTTCTACCTGAACAAGCAGCTCATGGAAGAGTTCAGCAAGACCCTGCGTGGCACAGAATAGATGAGCGGTTTGGAAAACTACCTCGCCCTGCTCTCCCGCGTGGATGAAATCTGCCAGCGCACCTTTGAAGCCTTCAGCCCACACATCACCT
Encoded here:
- a CDS encoding response regulator, giving the protein MGNENQRPAKVLVMDDDEMVRFVAGETLKRYGFEVEFANDGAQAVEIYRERHEAGEGFAAVILDLNIPGGMGGQEAMKRLLEIDPAAKGYVSSGRTDDPVMMNHQTFGFSGTIEKPYFYLNKQLMEEFSKTLRGTE